From one Euwallacea fornicatus isolate EFF26 chromosome 4, ASM4011564v1, whole genome shotgun sequence genomic stretch:
- the LOC136338751 gene encoding uncharacterized protein, with product MGLVQIIFHCLIVCPLAFKEFVYVYGERSKEMTEQGKTQYQVIKERGSLPKYGPCWRAALQHLSEGCSHLSEDVQSEIALHITNCFLEMSGHETYNCQSDKKPNLKAICISNMSDRAFNVYTEFYTHTQNICWFLQGQFWHETIAENTQKVGRQLEVSAEHQQDLIKVQKESILLQEKMLKQERFLEKMLEDVYVSVSAHQEILKLLTQTVTSLQTWIVGEISWLDSIMFNIFALVLIFLFTASERTSSARLPLFFLLTLNIAIERLICSLYTKYSSEVKTHTLYSNLYNFVWYARYAFTFLGAIVILYVALTYSNILEQNRSMLATIKKQNSEILKSVEQFRRSRTPSTIAATSIDFIAEEERGLKKAKDNCVGSSKSRQNYERDRREYSFDLEPLTYFNKKKNGVLDTNISKYELRSYSRQGTPDSGVVH from the exons ATGGGTTTAGTTCAGATCATATTTCACTGTCTAATAGTGTGTCCTTTAGCCTTTAAAGAATTTGTGTATGTCTATGGAGAGAGAAGTAAAGAAATGACCGAACAAGGCAAAACTCAATACCAA GTGATAAAAGAGAGAGGCAGTCTCCCCAAATATGGGCCATGCTGGCGTGCAGCTCTCCAACATCTCTCCGAAGGCTGCAGCCACCTGTCTGAAGATGTCCAAAGCGAGATCGCCTTACATATTACCAATTGCTTTTTGGAAATGTCTGGCCATGAAACGTACAATTGTCAATCAGACAAAAAGCCCAACTTGAAGGCCATATGCATCAGCAATATGTCAGACAGAGCCTTTAATGTGTATACTGAGTTTTACACGCACACTCAGAATATTTGTTGGTTTCTCCAAGGGCAGTTTTGGCATGAAACTATTGCGGAAAATACACAAAAAGTGGGGAGGCAGTTGGAGGTTTCTGCAGAACATCAACAGGATTTAATAAAGGTACAGAAGGAAAGCATTTTACTACAGGAAAAGATGTTGAAGCAAGAAaggtttcttgaaaaaatgttagaGGATGTTTATGTATCTGTAAGTGCTCATCAAGAGATTTTGAAA cTATTAACACAAACAGTGACAAGTCTTCAAACTTGGATAGTTGGAGAGATTTCTTGGCTGGATTCAATAATGTTCAACATTTTtgctttagttttaatttttctgttcACTGCAAGCGAGAGGACGTCCTCAGCAAGACTACCactattttttctgttaaCTCTAAATATAGCAATAGAAAGACTGATATGTTCATTATATACAAAGTACTCTTCTGAAGTTAAAACTCACACTCTCTATAGCAATTTGTATAACTTCGTTTGGTACGCGCGATACGCTTTTACATTCCTAGGTGCAATAGTAATCCTCTATGTTGCCCTAACTTACAGTAATATTTTAGAACAAAATAGGAGCATGCTTGCCACTATCAAAaagcaaaatagtgaaattttaaaatcagttGAGCAATTTCGCAGGAGCAGGACACCTTCAACAATAGCTGCCACTTCCATAGATTTCATTGCCGAAGAGGAACGAGGGTTGAAGAAGGCGAAAGATAACTGTGTTGGTTCTAGTAAAAGTAGGCAAAATTATGAGAGAGACCGCAGAGAATATAGCTTTGATTTAGAGCCGCTTacttattttaataagaagaaaaatggAGTTTTAGATACAAATATTTCCAAGTATGAATTGAGAAGCTACAGTAGACAGGGCACTCCTGATTCAGGGGTAGttcattaa
- the CHMP2B gene encoding charged multivesicular body protein 2b-B isoform X2, translating into MLCHTMCSLKIEEQKETDKVLRKVGRDLDRDRLKLEREEKKLEQEIKKLAKEGNNEGCRILAKQLVQLRKQKTRSYAASSKVTGVQFQNKAMGANVKLAESMGIAGKTMANMNKLMKPEQLAATVNAFTKENMKMEMTDEMINDTLDDMLTESGDEEESDNIITQVLDEIGIEVSGKMSGAPLPESGKVGSKSKGLTDDEIEAQLAQLRG; encoded by the exons ATGTTGTGCCATACCATGTGTAGTCTTAAAATTG AAGAACAAAAGGAAACAGACAAAGTATTAAGGAAAGTTGGAAGGGATTTGGACCGAGATAGACTTAAGCTGGAacgagaagaaaaaaaattg GAACAGGAAATAAAGAAACTTGCTAAGGAGGGAAATAACGAAGGCTGTCGCATTTTAGCAAAACAATTAGTCCAGCTTCGTAAACAGAAAACCAGGTCTTATGCTGCTAGCAGTAAAGTTACAGGAGTTCAATTCCAAAACAAGGCCATGGGAGCCAATGTTAAACTGGCAGAATCCATGGGAATAGCAGGAAAAACTATGGCCAATATGAATAAGTTAATGAAACCTGAGCAACTTGCTGCCACAGTGAATGCCTtcacaaaagaaaatatgaagATGGAGATGACTGATGAGATGa TTAATGATACTTTGGACGATATGTTAACGGAATCAGGCGATGAAGAGGAGAGTGATAACATTATCACTCAGGTACTAGATGAAATTGGAATAGAAGTCAGTGGAAAG ATGTCTGGAGCACCTCTACCTGAAAGTGGAAAAGTAGGTAGCAAATCCAAAGGACTCACTGATGATGAGATTGAAGCACAATTGGCACAACTTCGAGGGTAA
- the CHMP2B gene encoding charged multivesicular body protein 2b-B isoform X1, with translation MSFLNFWSKPDPKEEQKETDKVLRKVGRDLDRDRLKLEREEKKLEQEIKKLAKEGNNEGCRILAKQLVQLRKQKTRSYAASSKVTGVQFQNKAMGANVKLAESMGIAGKTMANMNKLMKPEQLAATVNAFTKENMKMEMTDEMINDTLDDMLTESGDEEESDNIITQVLDEIGIEVSGKMSGAPLPESGKVGSKSKGLTDDEIEAQLAQLRG, from the exons atgtcttttttaaatttctggtCCAAACCAGATCCCAAAG AAGAACAAAAGGAAACAGACAAAGTATTAAGGAAAGTTGGAAGGGATTTGGACCGAGATAGACTTAAGCTGGAacgagaagaaaaaaaattg GAACAGGAAATAAAGAAACTTGCTAAGGAGGGAAATAACGAAGGCTGTCGCATTTTAGCAAAACAATTAGTCCAGCTTCGTAAACAGAAAACCAGGTCTTATGCTGCTAGCAGTAAAGTTACAGGAGTTCAATTCCAAAACAAGGCCATGGGAGCCAATGTTAAACTGGCAGAATCCATGGGAATAGCAGGAAAAACTATGGCCAATATGAATAAGTTAATGAAACCTGAGCAACTTGCTGCCACAGTGAATGCCTtcacaaaagaaaatatgaagATGGAGATGACTGATGAGATGa TTAATGATACTTTGGACGATATGTTAACGGAATCAGGCGATGAAGAGGAGAGTGATAACATTATCACTCAGGTACTAGATGAAATTGGAATAGAAGTCAGTGGAAAG ATGTCTGGAGCACCTCTACCTGAAAGTGGAAAAGTAGGTAGCAAATCCAAAGGACTCACTGATGATGAGATTGAAGCACAATTGGCACAACTTCGAGGGTAA